The following proteins come from a genomic window of Sorghum bicolor cultivar BTx623 chromosome 3, Sorghum_bicolor_NCBIv3, whole genome shotgun sequence:
- the LOC8072123 gene encoding uncharacterized protein LOC8072123, giving the protein MLGVEPEGRGGASSSAAAENFDAGQYAFFGKEPLEGFELGGLEEAGGSDANGGGFSGPDEGLYRLNSVGDEIDDLSNLSDIDDLASTFAKLNRSISGTRNPGVIGDRRSISRGSSLTVDWAEDVEFSNWGDQDVFENEEFHESKRWWSSNSSVQQGDSNSRPLSRTSSYPQQPLQHRSSEPIVLPKTSSFTSFPPPVAAAGGRSPYPAQGLTRHGSIPSIGAGLQMGSPGMSLSASPYHMVGPSHGLPYTGGMPYGALNLPVNNPVQNDWSNHGNPFTGEHLNLLPNLLHKQLSLPNSPMPSLLFSQHQQRLAQVQSPHQNYLNITPHLLYPHHSAEITGRFDSVGSSHSSRDKRSRSGRGKHSLRFSQPPSDTGSQNGDSGGIKFRSKYMSSEEIESILRMQHSASHSSDPYVVDYYHQACMAKRGATSKQKTNFSPTSMKDIPSKSRSSSDQHTYLQVDALGRVSFSSIRRPRSLLEVDHPSSADGSHDQKSTVRPLEKEPMLAARVTVEDALCLLLEVDDTDRLLQSSQSQDNIFQLKRRRQVLLEGLAASLQFVDPLGPSKSGHSSGLALKDDVVFLRIVSLPKGRKFLARYLRLLVPGSELTRIVCMAIFRHLRFLFGGLPSDSSAAETTVALAKTLSSCVHHMELGALSACLAAVVCSSEQPPLRPLGSSAGDGASLVIKSVLDRATELLTDRHAAASYTVPNRALWQASFDAFFGLLTKYCVSKFESIQQMFVMQAPSSGIGPEASKATSKEMPVELLRASLPHTNEQQRQRLLDFAQRSMPVTGFNPSGARGGHITSESVPG; this is encoded by the exons ATGCTGGGCGTCGAGCCCGAGGGCAGAGGCGGCgcgtcctcctccgccgccgcag agaattttgacGCTGGGCAGTATGCCTTCTTCGGGAAGGAGCCACTGGAGGGGTTCGAGCTCGGGGGCTTGGAGGAAGCCGGCGGCAGTGATGCCAATGGCGGTGGATTCAGTGGGCCAGATGAGGGGCTGTACCGGCTGAACTCTGTTGGAGATGAG ATTGATGATCTGAGTAACCTGTCTGACATTGATGATCTTGCAAGCACCTTTGCTAAG TTGAACCGAAGCATTAGTGGAACCCGGAATCCTGGTGTTATTGGGGACAGGAGATCCATTTCACGAGGAA GTTCTTTAACTGTTGACTGGGCTGAGGATGTGGAGTTTTCAAACTGGGGAGATCAAGACGTATTTGAAAATGAGGAATTCCACGAAAGTAAAAGATGGTGGTCATCCAATTCTTCAGTTCAGCAAGGGGATTCTAACTCCAGACCACTAAGTCGAACATCTTCCTACCCTCAGCAGCCACTGCAGCACCGGTCAAGTGAACCTATCGTTTTACCAAAGACATCTTCATTTACCTCATTCCCACcacctgttgctgctgctggtggtagATCCCCTTACCCTGCTCAAGGCCTTACACGTCATGGGAGCATTCCATCAATTGGTGCTGGGCTCCAAATGGGTTCTCCAGGCATGTCACTTTCTGCTTCTCCATACCATATGGTCGGACCATCTCATGGGCTGCCATACACAGGAGGAATGCCTTATGGTGCTCTTAACCTGCCTGTAAACAATCCTGTGCAAAATGATTGGTCGAACCATGGTAACCCTTTCACTGGGGAACATCTTAATCTACTGCCCAACTTATTGCACAAACAATTATCACTTCCTAATAGCCCAATGCCATCACTCCTGTTTTCTCAGCATCAGCAGAGATTGGCACAGGTCCAATCACCCCATCAGAATTACCTCAATATAACTCCACACCTGCTATATCCCCATCACTCTGCAGAGATTACAGGCAGGTTTGATTCTGTTGGCAGTTCTCATTCATCAAGAGACAAGAGATCAAGGTCGGGGAGGGGAAAGCATAGCCTTCGCTTCTCTCAACCACCATCTGATACTGGTAGCCAGAATGGTGACAGCGGAGGTATAAAGTTTAGATCCAAGTACATGTCATCTGAAGAGATTGAATCAATCTTAAGGATGCAGCATTCTGCAAGTCACAGCAGTGATCCTTATGTTGTTGATTACTACCATCAAGCTTGTATGGCAAAAAGAGGCGCCACTTCTAAGCAAAAGACCAATTTCTCCCCAACATCAATGAAAGATATACCATCCAAGTCTCGATCCAGCAGTGATCAGCACACATATCTTCAGGTTGATGCTCTTGGAAGAGTATCTTTCTCTTCCATACGTAGGCCTCGGTCTCTTCTTGAGGTTGACCATCCTTCATCTGCTGATGGCTCCCATGATCAGAAGTCTACTGTGAGGCCCCTGGAGAAAGAACCAATGCTTGCAGCAAGAGTCACTGTTGAAGATGCCCTTTGCCTTCTTCTTGAGGTTGATGACACTGACCGTCTGTTGCAGTCTAGCCAGTCACAGGACAACATTTTCCAACTGAAGCGGAGACGGCAAGTCCTCCTGGAAGGTCTAGCAGCATCACTGCAGTTTGTTGATCCTCTCGGACCCAGCAAATCTGGTCATTCATCTGGGTTAGCCCTGAAGGACGATGTTGTTTTTCTTCGCATTGTTTCTCTGCCCAAAGGACGTAAGTTTTTAGCACGTTACCTTCGGCTTCTTGTCCCTGGCAGCGAGTTGACCCGGATAGTATGCATGGCAATTTTTCGCCATTTGAGGTTCTTGTTTGGGGGTTTGCCATCAGACTCTAGTGCAGCAGAAACTACAGTTGCTCTTGCAAAGACTCTTTCATCTTGTGTGCATCACATGGAACTTGGTGCTCTTAGTGCCTGCCTTGCTGCTGTTGTCTGTTCATCTGAACAGCCACCCCTGCGCCCTCTTGGTAGTTCTGCTGGTGATGGGGCTTCTCTAGTTATTAAATCAGTACTGGATCGAGCAACTGAGTTACTGACTGATCGCCATGCTGCAGCCAGCTACACTGTGCCAAACCGTGCTCTCTGGCAGGCATCGTTTGATGCTTTCTTTGGTCTTCTAACAAAATACTGTGTCAGTAAGTTTGAAAGTATTCAGCAGATGTTTGTCATGCAGGCACCAAGCTCAGGAATTGGACCTGAGGCTTCCAAAGCTACTAGTAAGGAGATGCCTGTTGAGCTACTTCGTGCAAGCCTTCCTCATACAAACGAGCAGCAACGCCAGCGGCTTCTTGATTTTGCTCAGAGATCCATGCCAGTAACAGGTTTCAATCCCTCAGGTGCTAGAGGTGGGCACATCACTTCAGAATCTGTTCCTGGTTGA
- the LOC8072124 gene encoding lipoyl synthase, chloroplastic, giving the protein MQSSLARPLRPPVLAGCGGRRGHGAPRGSVSVARCRAEAAPPTVGTASRAPAGPYTGRDPEVKKPAWLRQRAAQGDKYARLRESIGELKLNTVCVEAQCPNIGECWNGGGGAGGEGDGIATATIMVLGDTCTRGCRFCAVKTSNKPPPPDPLEPLNTALAVASWGVDYVVLTSVDRDDLPDGGSSHFAQTVRALKELKPGILVECLTSDFRGDLEAVSSLANSGLDVYAHNIETVRSLQRIVRDPRAGYDQSLAVLKHAKDCREGMITKSSIMLGLGETDEEVKQAMIDLRAIGVDILTLGQYLQPTERHLTVREYVTPEKFQFWKEYGESVGFRYVASGPLVRSSYRAGELFVQNLVRNNKTGSSSS; this is encoded by the exons ATGCAGAGCTCGCTCGCGCGGCCGCTGCGGCCGCCGGTACTGGCCGGATGCGGCGGTAGACGGGGCCACGGGGCCCCACGCGGCTCGGTATCCGTGGCACGGTGCCGCGCTGAGGCGGCGCCGCCGACGGTGGGGACGGCGTCTAGGGCGCCTGCGGGCCCGTACACCGGGAGGGACCCGGAGGTGAAGAAGCCCGCGTGGCTGCGGCAGCGCGCTGCGCAGGGGGACAAGTACGCTCGCCTGCGGGAGTCCATCGGCGAGCTCAAGCTCAACACCGTCTGCGTCGAGGCACAGTGCCCCAACATCGGCGAG TGTTGGAACGGAGGTGGAGGGGCCGGCGGCGAAGGGGACGGCATCGCGACGGCCACCATCATGGTGCTTGGTGACACCTGCACGCGCGGCTGTCGATTCTGCGCTGTGAAGACCAGCAACAAGCCGCCCCCGCCGGATCCCCTGGAGCCTCTAAACACGGCTTTGGCAGTTGCAAGCTGGGG AGTAGACTATGTTGTGCTAACCAGTGTCGATAGAGATGACTTACCTGATGGTGGAAGCAGCCATTTTGCTCAGACAGTGAGAGCTTTAAAG GAGCTCAAACCTGGAATACTGGTGGAGTGCTTAACCTCGGATTTTCGAGGTGACCTGGAGGCTGTTTCATCTTTAGCAAACTCCGGCCTAGATGTTTATGCGCACAACATTGAAACTGTGAGGAGTCTGCAGAGGATTGTGAGGGATCCTCGGGCAGG GTATGATCAGAGCTTGGCAGTTCTCAAGCATGCAAAAGATTGCAGGGAGGGCATGATTACAAAGTCTTCTATCATGCTTGGTCTTGGAGAGACTGATGAAGAGGTGAAACAAGCAATGATAGATCTACGGGCAATTGGTGTTGACATCCTTACTTTGGGCCAGTACTTGCAG CCAACAGAAAGACATCTAACAGTAAGAGAGTATGTGACTCCCGAGAAGTTCCAGTTTTGGAAGGAGTATGGAGAATCGGTCGGTTTCCGATATGTTGCTAGTGGACCCTTG GTTCGGTCTTCCTACCGTGCAGGAGAGCTCTTTGTCCAAAATTTGGTCAGAAATAACAAAACTGGGTCTTCCTCATCTTAA